The stretch of DNA AGATAAGATAATAGAAATAGATTGAAATTTATAGAAATAGGTAGAAATTGATTGTGGAAAACAACAAATTTCCATAAATTTCTATTAGTTTCTATTAATTTCAATTTTTTTAATAATATCTCCCTATCTCCTTAATCTCCACATCTCCTTTTGTTACACCACCTGAACGCTTACTGGTATTTTTTATTTTTATGTTGATAAATAAGCGAGAGATTTTGTTTAAAGGGCATAGTGGTATCAATATGCCCGGCAATTGTTTCAACTTCCTTCCCCTCGACTAAAATTTGAACATATTTGATTTTGGGAAAGTTAATCGTAAGGGTATTAACGATAGAGAATATCGTCTGGATTTCACCACAACTCCCACCAGGGTGTTTTGTGGTTAAGTCGGCTGAAAAATCTACATAAGCCGTATCCTCATAGAGATAGACCGCTCGGACTTGCGTTTCTTCAGGTATGGTGGGAAATAAATCCTTTGATTCTGGTCCTTTTATGAGTTCATTGAGAACTTCTTTAGCCTGTAAAAGTGGGTCGGCTAATCTGGGTATTCGATGTTCTTCTAAAACAAGGGAGTTAGCGTCTTTAGAGGAAAAATATAATTTTACTTTTATCTCTTTAGGCTTGAAGAATGGGATTTGAAACTTAATATCCTCTCTTTGTGTAAAGAAAAATATTATCAATCCTAATAAAATAAGGGGAATAATAATTAAAAAAGAAAGTTTTTTAATCTTCATTTGTTATTCACCTCTAATTTTTTCTCATATAAATCTTTGTATTGAACAATTGCCTCACAAATAGCCTCTGACATTTCATTTTTAAAACTTTCACTTGTTAATCTTTGAGATTCATAAGGATTAGAAATAAAGCCTGTTTCAATAAGAACTGCGGGCATCATTGCATCTTTAATAACCCAGAAAAAGGCACTTTTAATACCACGGTCATCAAGATGTAATTTTTTACAAACGATATTTTGTATTATTCCTGCTAATTCAATACTTTCATCTATAAACTCTTGTTGAGCCAGGCCACCGAGGATAATTTGTGTCAAATCAGTTTCATTTGGGTGTGTTTTTTCTTTTTCAAGCTCAACAACCTTATTTTCTATCGCGGCTATTGCCCTTGCCCTTTCATCAGAAACCGAGGCATTTGGTGAGAGGTAATAAACTTCAAATCCACTTGCCCCTTTTGAATAAGCGGCATTAGCGTGAATACTAATAAATAAATCTGCCTTTTTATAATTTGCAAATCCTGTCCGTTCTCTTAATGGAACAAAATAATCTGCATCCCGGGTGAGGAATATTTTTACATCCGGAAGGTTATCTTTAAGTAATTGGGCTAGTCTTTTTCCTATGTCTAAAACAACATCTTTTTCTAATGCATTTGGTCCAATTGCACCCGGGTCATGCCCTCCATGTCCTGGGTCAATAACAATCGTTTTTATTTTAAATCCTTCGCTTGTGATGGTGGGGGTTAAAGGTGGTGTTTTCGTTCCAATTTGTTGTTCTCTTTTAGGTTCTTCAACCCCAGTTGAAGAAAGTGGGAAATATTCAGCAATGGTAGGTTGATTAGTTAAAGAAACAGGTGGGGTAAAAATTTTATTATCAATGGTTAATTTTTTGTTCTTCTTATCCCAGCTAACGATGACATCAAACGCCTGTGGAAACCTATCTTTGACAAATTTTACCGGAATAAATACCCTTCCTGTAATTATCTCCGCCGGCATATCCATTAGCACCGTTTGGTCATTTATCTGGACTAAGGCACTACCTATATTGAAGGTGATAGAATCTACCCCTTTAGTTAAAGTAATCTTTTTGGCAATAGGATTCCATTGACTTAAGGTTTTAAATACATTCGCTATGTCAGATAAAGAAACAAGTTCTTCTTCATTTTTGACCAGAAATTCTAAAGAAATCCGGCGCTCATGGATATTATCTACGACAGTAATGACTGATGCCGCATTAACCTCTAAAGGGAAAATACTTAAAAGACTGAAAAATATCAGGTAAATCCATAACCTCATTGATATTTTCCTCCCCTGTTAATTTTAACTGGTGATTATTATATCATAATATTTGTTATTTGTCAAATTATTTCGATTGTAAAGTAGTAATTCTCATTATAGCAGAACTTGTGTAAAAAAGTGAAGAGGTGCAAGGGAGTTTATTTTCTACCTTGAACCTTGCTCCTTATTCCTTTGGCTAATCTTTAAAACTTGTGGGACAGGCTAAGTTAATATATCACAAAATTTACCAGTTTGGGACAAAATTTCGTTGACATTTACCTTACCATCATATATACTTAATGATGGCAGAACGGGGTCAGAGGTCAGACCACAAAGGAAACCCTTTGTTCCACTCATCTTTACCCCTCAAAAACCGAATGATGAATTCGCAAAAATTGCCAATAAATACTGGGACGAACTCCAAACTCAATTAACGGAGTTAGAAACGAAACTTGGGACATCTACCAGGATATATCATGAATTGGTCTCTATAGGTGGTGAAGCTTATCGTTACCCACAAGTCGAAATATAGTTAATTGACAATTATCAATTAGACATTATCAATTCACAATTAATATTTGATGTTGACAAAATTAACAAATAATGGTCAATTGTTAATTGTAAATTGTCAATTGTTAATTATTGGGGCTGCATATCTCTGTTATTTCGCAGTATTTCCCCTCAAAAATCTTCCCTCTCAAGATGTGGGTAACGATAAGGTGGTGAAGAGGGGGTTAAAGTCATTGAAGAATTGAGTAAGGGAAGCTGTCAAATTGTCAAGTCCAGGTGAGACAAAGGAGCCCCACTTGAGCTGATCGAAGATAGAGAATTATTATCTGAGTTTATGGATTGGAGTAAATGTCTGATGGTGGAATTGGAGAAGGTATTTGATAAGGTTTATGCATTCTATACAGATGCCCAGCAAAAGAGGAATAAGTATATTGAGAAACAGATAGACGAGACATTAGGAGAAAATGAAGCGGGGATATTATTAATGTAAGAACATCATCAGGTGCAATTCCCACAAGGGGTACAGGTATTTTATGTTACCCCAGCTTCATTAGACGAATTAGACGCTGGATTAGAACACATGTCTATGAAATTTAAAAAGAGAACACGAATGATACGAATTACACAGTACATAGCATTGGAGTAACAGCAGTTGTGCTGTTATGACGCCACAAGTGGCATCAATCCGCTATCATTAAAGGTTGTAAAATTATGAGTCTTGATAAAACTATTTGGAAGGAAGCTATTAGTCAATATAAAGCCTGGAATGAAGCCAAATTTACTGAACAGGTGTTGTCTGCTGGCAAAAAAACATTGTCTGATAAATGGCGAGAATATGAAGAGTTAATGTCTCTATGCTGGAAACTTAAACCAAACCCAGGATTAACCCAGCAACAGCGTGCTATGGAAGAATGGGAAACTTATTATGCCTTTATCCGTCGATTCGAGGAAAAAAGAAAAAGATATGGAAAGGCAACTTCTACCAGTATTACATAAAGCTATCACTTTGTTAGAAGAATACGGTTACCGTTATGCTGTGATTGGAGGTCTTGCTGTTTCTAAATGGGGGTGGACCAGAGCTACTTATGATGTGGATATTAAGGTCTTAGTGACGGATACTGATTATTCATCTGTTCGTGCGATCATTCGTTCTGCTTTTTCAGAACGTGCCCGTCCACATATTCTGGAAAATCCATTGATTGTGGATACGAAAATAGATGAAGTTATTGTTGATTTTTTGCTGGCAGTACCAGGTTATGAGGAAAATATTATCACTCGTGCCATATCTTGCGACATAAATGAGTTAAAGGTTTGGATTTGTTCACCAGAAGATTTGATTATTCAAAAAGCTGTCGCCAGCCGACCACAAGATTGGCAAGATATTGAAGGAATACTCACCGAACAATATGAACATCTCAATATGGATTACATAAATGATTGGCTTAAGGAATTTGCAGAGGTTTTAGAACGGCCAGAGATGTTGAATCAATATCAACATATACAGGAAGTTATATTAAATGTAAGGGGAGAGAAGGAATAATTTTGATGCGAAAATTATTGATAAGTATTTTGTAACTATTCAGCCACTGATTAACACGGATTAGCACGGATAAATACAGAGGGCAGAAGGCAGAGGGCAGAGGGCAGAGAGCAGAGGGTAGAAGGCAGAGAGCAGAGAGCAGAGGACAACAGGAGGAAAAACCTTCAGCCTGATTACGGACGCGATTCACGAATCCTCAGTGTTTCATCTATGTCCATCTGTGGCTGAATAGTTACCAATAAATTTTAATTTTTTTTCTCTGCGTCTCTGTGTTCTGCGGTGAACAGTTACAAAAAGGAAATATTATGCCAAAACGAACAGACATACATAAGATATTAATTATTGGTTCAGGACCGATTATCATTTCACAAGCCTGTGAATTTGACTACTCCGGGACACAGGCCTGTAAGGCTTTAAAAGAGGAAGGTTACAAGGTCATTCTGGTCAATTCAAATCCTGCGACCATTATGACTGACCCGCAAATGGCTGACCAAACCTACATTGAGCCTATTACGCCGGAGGTTGTGGGTAAAATCATAGAGATTGAACGACCTGATGCCATTTTACCAACACTTGGTGGTCAGACAGGACTTAATGTCGCGGTTAAGGTATGCGAGATGGGAATCCTTAAAAAATTCAAGGTAGAGATGATTGGAGCGAATTACCAGGCGATTAAAAAGGCTGAAGATAGAAGTCAATTCAAACAGGCGATGTTAAAAATTGGTCTTGCGGTGCCCAGAAGTGGGTTAGCCTACAATCTGGATGAGGCTAAAAACATCGCCCAGGAAATTGGTTTCCCGATAATTATCCGACCAAGCTTTACCTTAGGTGGGACAGGTGGAGGAATTGCCTACAATATTGAAGAGTTTGAAAAAATAGCCTCAACCGGTCTGGAGGCAAGTATGATTTCAGAGATATTGATTGAAGAATCTGTTCTTGGCTGGAAGGAATATGAGTTAGAGGTGATGCGTGACATCAAAGATAATGTGGTGATTATCTGTTCTATCGAGAATTTTGACCCAATGGGTGTTCATACAGGTGATTCAATCACAGTTGCCCCGGCTCAAACTCTCTCAGATAAAGAATATCAACTGATGCGGGATGCGGCTATTGCTATCATCCGTGAAATTGGCGTAGAGACTGGTGGGTCAAATATTCAATTTGCAGTGAATCCTGATAATGGTAAAATGATGGTGATTGAAATAAATCCCCGTGTTTCAAGGAGTTCTGCATTAGCCTCAAAAGCCACCGGCTTTCCTATTGCTAAGATGGCGGCTAAATTAGCCGTTGGCTATACCTTAGATGAAATCCCAAATGACATTACCAAAAAAACACCAGCCTCTTTTGAACCGACTATTGACTATTGCGTGGTCAAAATCCCAAGATTTACCTTTGAAAAATTCCCGCAGGCAGAGGATGTTTTAACCACTTCGATGAAATCTGTTGGTGAGGCAATGGCTATCGGACGGACATTTAAAGAGGCACTTCAAAAAGGACTGCGGTCTCTGGAAATAGGTAAATTTGGTCTTGGTGCTGATGGCAAAGATAAACCTCAAGATTTAGCAGAAATTAAGAAAAACCTCATTGTCCCGAATTCAAAAAGGCTATTTTACATTAGATATGCCCTGCAACACAGGATGACTGTAGATGAAATCTATGAATTGAGTAAGATAGATAAATGGTTTTTGGAAAATATCAAGCAGATTGTAGAGATGGAGGGAGAGATTCAAAATTCAAAATTCAAAATTCAAAACATTAAAAAAGCAAAGCAATATGGCTTTTCGGATAAACAGTTAGCACATCTTTTAGATTCAGATGAGGAATCTATTCGGCAGATACGAATGAAAAATGATATAAAAGCTACATTCAAATTAGTTGATACCTGTGCGGCTGAATTTGAGGCTTATACACCCTATTATTACTCTACCTACGAAACCGAAAATGAAATCCGTCTATCTACCAGAGAAAAGGTGATGATACTTGGTGGTGGTCCCAATCGCATTGGACAGGGAATTGAGTTTGATTATTGTTGTTGTCAGGCCTCCTTTGCCTTAAAAGAAGAAGGTTATGAAAGTATTATGGTCAATTGTAATCCTGAAACCGTCTCAACCGACTACGATACATCAGATAAACTTTACTTTGAGCCAATGACGATTGAGGATATTTTAAATATCGTTGAAATGGAAAAACCAAAAGGCGTCATCATTCAACTGGGTGGACAGACACCATTAAATTTAGCCATTCCATTAGAAAAAGCCGGGGTAAAGATTTTAGGGACTTCAACGGATGCGGTTGACCGTGCAGAAGACCGGGGTAGATTCAAGATGCTTCTTGAAAAATTGAATCTTAAACAAACACCAAATGGCATTGCCTTTTCACCAGAAGTGGCAAAAAAAATCGCCCAGGAGATAGGTTATCCGGTGCTTGTTCGTCCTTCTTATGTGCTGGGTGGTCGAGCAATGGAGATTGTCTATGATGAGGCAGAACTAAAAAAATACATCCAGTCTGCGGCTGAAATTTCACCTGAACATCCAATTTTAGTTGATAAATTCCTTGAAGATGCCATTGAGGTTGATGTCGATGCTATCGCAGATGGAGAAACAGTGGTTATTGCGGGGATTATGGAACACATTGAGCATGCAGGCATACACTCAGGGGATTCTGCCTGTGTCCTTCCACCTCATACCCTGCCAAAACCAATTATTGCTGAACTTAAAAAACAAACCTATGCCCTGGCAAAAGAACTTGAAATAATCGGATTGATTAACATTCAATATGCTATTCGAGAAGGTGAAATATATGTTTTAGAGGTTAATCCAAGGGCATCCCGAACAATACCTTTTGTCTCAAAGGCGATAGGTGTCTCTTTAGCTAATTTGGCAACTAAAGTTATAGTTGGAAAAACACTTAAAGAACTTGGATTCACTCAAGAAGTCCTACCAAAACATGTGACAGTTAAAGAAGTGGTCTTCCCATTTGTTCGATTTCCTGGCACAGATACCATTTTGGGTCCAGAGATGAAATCCACTGGTGAAGTAATGGGCATTGACACAGATTTTGGCCTGGCATTTGCCAAATCGCAAATAGCCGCAAATCAACTCTTGCCTCAAAAAGGAAATGTCTTTGTCTCGGTCAAGGATAAGGATAAACCAGTAATCCTGCCTGCGATTAAGAAGCTGGTAGAGTTAGGATTTAACTTAATTGCAACTGAAGGGACACATAACTTCTTTATGCAACATAACTTGCAGATGACTAAAATTGCAAAGGTAGGAGAAGGCAGACCTGATGTGATTGATTTAATGAAAAATCAAGAGGTGCAACTTCTGATAAATACGCCAGGTGGTAAAAAGCCGCGACAGGATGAGATGAAAATGCGCACCAATGCCTATCTTCACAATATTCCAATTATTACTACGGCTCAAGGTGTTTTAGCCGCCGCTGATGGCATTTGTGCACTTATACAGGGTGAATTTGGAGTAAAACCTATTCAGGAATATCACAGCCAGATATTAAATAAAAGTAACCGTTCAGCCACAGAGGCACAGAGAACACAGAGGGAATATATAACTACGAATGAACACAAATACAAAAAAATTTGTAGTACGAGGCTTTAGCCTCGCTTCTGGCAAGCCAAAAGGCGAACCTAAAGATTCGCACTACATTTATGGGATGTCAGAGGTTAATTCGTGTGCATTTGTGGTTAATTTCCTTAATTCTCTGTGAACTCTGTGCCTCTGTGGCTGAACGCTTACGAAGATTTTTTATCAAATTTTATGCTTGACAAATTAGGGATTATTCTGATACAATAGATACCAATGTGGCAAAGATTTTAATCGTTGATGATGATAGCTATATAATTGATGTTGTGAAGGTTGCTCTGGAAATACAAGGATATGAGATTATTGATGCCTTTGATGGTGATGAAGCTTTAGCAAAAACAATACATGAATTTCCTGACCTTATCCTCTTAGACCTTTTGATGCCAAAAATGGATGGTTGGGAGGTATATGAACAACTTAAAGGAGAGACAAAAACAGCTCATATCCCAATAATAATCATAAGTGCCTTATCTGAGGAAACAAGTATGCCAGAGGGAATGGAAGTTGAAGATTATATTGCAAAACCATTTGAAATGAATGATTTATTAAATAGGGTAAAGAAAGTCTTGAGAAAATATGAGCGGGGGTAGCTCAGTTGGTAGAGCAACGGCCTTCCAAGCCGTTGGCCGCGGGTTCGAATCCCGTCCCCCGCTCCAAAAGGAAAAACTGAAGTAATGGAGTGGTAATTTTAGAACCATTACTCCATCTCTCCATCACTTTAGTCATCCTATTGTCGTGTTGAACAAATAACGCACGGAATTTGATTCTGGTAACTGGTGATTGGTAACTGGTAATTAAATACCGTTCGGCTGATCTCAGGACGAAACTATTTAACCAATTACCAGTTACCAATTATCCGTTTGCAGGTTATGAAATCTGATGATACCCCGTGCAAAACTTACTCAACACGACACTATGAGGTGTAAAGTGGCAAAGAAGAAAAAAGACGGTGGTGGAGAAGGAGGAGCGAAGGTTGAAACTGCGGGTGGGTTACGCTGGCTAATTACTTATGCAGATATGATTACACTCCTTCTGGGAGTATTTATTATTTTATGTTCTGGTGGTGCTCCGAGTGAATCGGAAATGCAACAACTTACCACTGCATTTGAAAAGGTATTTAGTATTAGTGAAGGTGGTGGTGGAGAAAAGGTTGTCACAGGAGCAGGTGGTAAAAAGGTATTAGAGGGTAAAAGTGGTGTCCTATCCGCTACAAAAGATTTAATCTCTCCTAAGGCATTAATTACCCGTAAATATACTCAAACCTTTAGTTCTGAAATTAAAAAAGGTAAGATGGCGGTTAAATCGACTAAAGATGCCCTGGTAATTAGATGTTATGAAACATTATTATTTGAGCGAGGGAGTCCCCTAATAAAACCAGAGGCATATCCTACACTTGAGCGGATTGGTCTTTTAATCTCAAGAATTCCTAATAAAATCGCCATTGAAGGACATACGGATGCCTCATTACCAGCACAATTCCCATCTAATTGGGAACTATCAACTGCTCGGGCAACAAATGTCTTACAGCACCTGATAGATTATGCAGAGAAAAGTGGTCTATCTCCAACAGAGATTGAAAATATTCAAAAGAGATTGTCTGTATTTGGCTATGCTCAATTTCACCCGGTAAATGATGACCCTTATGCTAAAGTTAATAACCGCATAGATATTATTATCTATCATCATAAAACAGCGGAAGAATTACTTTTTAAAGAAGAGGAGAGTTAAAAATGGCGAAGAAGAAGAAAGGTGGTGGAGAACATGGTGAAGGACTTGAAACCGCAGGTGGCTTACGGTGGCTAATTACCTATGCGGATATGATTACCTTACTTCTTGGAGTATTTATTATTTTAGTCTCGACATCTCAAATGGAAGGACCTAAATCAGCGGCTTTAGGTGAGGCATTAGAACGAATATTTTCTATATTTAAACGCGAGGGAGGAGATAAAGCTAATGCCCCGCAATCAGGAGGAGATAGTGTTCTTCCCAAACGCACAGCAGAAGAAGGAATCAGGGCAACCGCTGTTATCCGAACAGCAATCATTAAAAAAAGATTAGTCCAGAGTATACCCCAGACCGTTGCTGAGGGAAAAATAGTTACTGAAAAAACTAAAAAAGGATTAGTGGTAAGTTATCATGATTCGTTGTTTTTTGATGTCGGCAGGGCTAATATAAAAGAAGAATCTTATGCCAGTCTGGATAAAATTGCCCGAACCCTTGAGATAATCCCAAATAAAGTCATAATTGAAGGGCATACAGATGCCTCACCAATTTCCACTCAAGAGTTTAAATCTAACTGGGAATTATCAACGGCAAGGGCTAATAATATCTTACATTATTTTATTGAACATGCTAAAAAAAGCGGTTTTGATGAAGAAAAATTAGAGGAATACGAACAAAGATTTGCTATTGCCGGCTATGGTCAATTCCAGCCTATTGATGAAAATCCTTCTTCTCCTCAAAACAGAAGAATCAATATTGTTATCCTGGATAAAAAAACAAAGGAATTTTAAATGGGCTTTACCTTAGGGATTATTGGGCTGCCAAATGTAGGTAAATCTACGGTTTTCAACGCCTTAACCAAACTACATGTCCCCGCAGAAAATTTTCCTTTCTGTACAGTAAGACCAAATGTAGGTATGGTAAGCATAAAAGATAGTCGTCTAAACGAATTGTCGAAATTAATTGATGCGGTGGAAACAATCCCAACAACTATTGAATTTATTGACATCGCGGGTTTGGTTCGTGGAGCAAGTAAAGGAGCAGGACTGGGAAATCAATTTCTATCTCATATTCAGGAAGTAAATGGACTTGCTCAGATTATTCGTGCCTTCATCGACCAGAATGTCTCGCATATTGAGGGAGAAATCTGTCCACAAAAGGATATTAATATCATAAATATCGAACTAATTTTAAAAGACCTGGAGACGATTGAAAAACGGATAAATAAAATAACCCCATATCTTAAAACAAAAGATAAAATCTATAAAGAAGAAATAGCGGTTCTAAATAAACTTAAAACTCACTTAGATTCCGAAAATCCAGTGAGGGGATTGGACCTTGACGAAAAAGAAAAGGAATTTGTCAAAACTTATGGACTACTTACGGCTAAACCGATAATTTATGTGGCAAATATTAATGAAAATACACCTGACGAGTTAATTGGTCAGGTTAAACTCAAGGGATTAAAAGAGGGATTAGAGGTAATTATCTTAAATGCTAAATTGGAAGTAGAATTATTAGAAGATTTCGATGAAGATGAGGCACAA from bacterium encodes:
- a CDS encoding GerMN domain-containing protein, with the translated sequence MKIKKLSFLIIIPLILLGLIIFFFTQREDIKFQIPFFKPKEIKVKLYFSSKDANSLVLEEHRIPRLADPLLQAKEVLNELIKGPESKDLFPTIPEETQVRAVYLYEDTAYVDFSADLTTKHPGGSCGEIQTIFSIVNTLTINFPKIKYVQILVEGKEVETIAGHIDTTMPFKQNLSLIYQHKNKKYQ
- a CDS encoding N-acetylmuramoyl-L-alanine amidase — encoded protein: MRLWIYLIFFSLLSIFPLEVNAASVITVVDNIHERRISLEFLVKNEEELVSLSDIANVFKTLSQWNPIAKKITLTKGVDSITFNIGSALVQINDQTVLMDMPAEIITGRVFIPVKFVKDRFPQAFDVIVSWDKKNKKLTIDNKIFTPPVSLTNQPTIAEYFPLSSTGVEEPKREQQIGTKTPPLTPTITSEGFKIKTIVIDPGHGGHDPGAIGPNALEKDVVLDIGKRLAQLLKDNLPDVKIFLTRDADYFVPLRERTGFANYKKADLFISIHANAAYSKGASGFEVYYLSPNASVSDERARAIAAIENKVVELEKEKTHPNETDLTQIILGGLAQQEFIDESIELAGIIQNIVCKKLHLDDRGIKSAFFWVIKDAMMPAVLIETGFISNPYESQRLTSESFKNEMSEAICEAIVQYKDLYEKKLEVNNK
- a CDS encoding nucleotidyltransferase, which produces MERQLLPVLHKAITLLEEYGYRYAVIGGLAVSKWGWTRATYDVDIKVLVTDTDYSSVRAIIRSAFSERARPHILENPLIVDTKIDEVIVDFLLAVPGYEENIITRAISCDINELKVWICSPEDLIIQKAVASRPQDWQDIEGILTEQYEHLNMDYINDWLKEFAEVLERPEMLNQYQHIQEVILNVRGEKE
- the carB gene encoding carbamoyl-phosphate synthase large subunit, with translation MPKRTDIHKILIIGSGPIIISQACEFDYSGTQACKALKEEGYKVILVNSNPATIMTDPQMADQTYIEPITPEVVGKIIEIERPDAILPTLGGQTGLNVAVKVCEMGILKKFKVEMIGANYQAIKKAEDRSQFKQAMLKIGLAVPRSGLAYNLDEAKNIAQEIGFPIIIRPSFTLGGTGGGIAYNIEEFEKIASTGLEASMISEILIEESVLGWKEYELEVMRDIKDNVVIICSIENFDPMGVHTGDSITVAPAQTLSDKEYQLMRDAAIAIIREIGVETGGSNIQFAVNPDNGKMMVIEINPRVSRSSALASKATGFPIAKMAAKLAVGYTLDEIPNDITKKTPASFEPTIDYCVVKIPRFTFEKFPQAEDVLTTSMKSVGEAMAIGRTFKEALQKGLRSLEIGKFGLGADGKDKPQDLAEIKKNLIVPNSKRLFYIRYALQHRMTVDEIYELSKIDKWFLENIKQIVEMEGEIQNSKFKIQNIKKAKQYGFSDKQLAHLLDSDEESIRQIRMKNDIKATFKLVDTCAAEFEAYTPYYYSTYETENEIRLSTREKVMILGGGPNRIGQGIEFDYCCCQASFALKEEGYESIMVNCNPETVSTDYDTSDKLYFEPMTIEDILNIVEMEKPKGVIIQLGGQTPLNLAIPLEKAGVKILGTSTDAVDRAEDRGRFKMLLEKLNLKQTPNGIAFSPEVAKKIAQEIGYPVLVRPSYVLGGRAMEIVYDEAELKKYIQSAAEISPEHPILVDKFLEDAIEVDVDAIADGETVVIAGIMEHIEHAGIHSGDSACVLPPHTLPKPIIAELKKQTYALAKELEIIGLINIQYAIREGEIYVLEVNPRASRTIPFVSKAIGVSLANLATKVIVGKTLKELGFTQEVLPKHVTVKEVVFPFVRFPGTDTILGPEMKSTGEVMGIDTDFGLAFAKSQIAANQLLPQKGNVFVSVKDKDKPVILPAIKKLVELGFNLIATEGTHNFFMQHNLQMTKIAKVGEGRPDVIDLMKNQEVQLLINTPGGKKPRQDEMKMRTNAYLHNIPIITTAQGVLAAADGICALIQGEFGVKPIQEYHSQILNKSNRSATEAQRTQREYITTNEHKYKKICSTRL
- a CDS encoding response regulator; the encoded protein is MAKILIVDDDSYIIDVVKVALEIQGYEIIDAFDGDEALAKTIHEFPDLILLDLLMPKMDGWEVYEQLKGETKTAHIPIIIISALSEETSMPEGMEVEDYIAKPFEMNDLLNRVKKVLRKYERG
- a CDS encoding flagellar motor protein MotB yields the protein MAKKKKDGGGEGGAKVETAGGLRWLITYADMITLLLGVFIILCSGGAPSESEMQQLTTAFEKVFSISEGGGGEKVVTGAGGKKVLEGKSGVLSATKDLISPKALITRKYTQTFSSEIKKGKMAVKSTKDALVIRCYETLLFERGSPLIKPEAYPTLERIGLLISRIPNKIAIEGHTDASLPAQFPSNWELSTARATNVLQHLIDYAEKSGLSPTEIENIQKRLSVFGYAQFHPVNDDPYAKVNNRIDIIIYHHKTAEELLFKEEES
- a CDS encoding flagellar motor protein MotB, with translation MAKKKKGGGEHGEGLETAGGLRWLITYADMITLLLGVFIILVSTSQMEGPKSAALGEALERIFSIFKREGGDKANAPQSGGDSVLPKRTAEEGIRATAVIRTAIIKKRLVQSIPQTVAEGKIVTEKTKKGLVVSYHDSLFFDVGRANIKEESYASLDKIARTLEIIPNKVIIEGHTDASPISTQEFKSNWELSTARANNILHYFIEHAKKSGFDEEKLEEYEQRFAIAGYGQFQPIDENPSSPQNRRINIVILDKKTKEF
- the ychF gene encoding redox-regulated ATPase YchF, with amino-acid sequence MGFTLGIIGLPNVGKSTVFNALTKLHVPAENFPFCTVRPNVGMVSIKDSRLNELSKLIDAVETIPTTIEFIDIAGLVRGASKGAGLGNQFLSHIQEVNGLAQIIRAFIDQNVSHIEGEICPQKDINIINIELILKDLETIEKRINKITPYLKTKDKIYKEEIAVLNKLKTHLDSENPVRGLDLDEKEKEFVKTYGLLTAKPIIYVANINENTPDELIGQVKLKGLKEGLEVIILNAKLEVELLEDFDEDEAQRFREELGIQESGLQKLAQSGYKALNLITFFTVANRKLRAWTIEKNTLASKAAGKIHTDMEKGFICAEVIPYQKLKEIGSWTKAKEMGEIKHEGREYCVCDGDVITFKFNP